The genomic window GGCGACGCGGCTTGCGCGAGGCTTGCTTTGCAGCTGCCATTGACCCTCGTTTCCTAATGACGAATTAGTTGGTATGTCTAGGCGATGAGAATTAACTCGTGGCCTAGAGCCGACCACCGACTACTATCTGGTGGCCTTCTTCTTCCCGGCGACAGTACGCTTCGGACCCTTACGAGTACGAGCATTAGTCTTAGTACGCTGACCACGCACAGGAAGACCCTTGCGATGACGCTGGCCTTGATAGCAGTTGATCTGAATCTTACGACGAATGTCTGCATCGATTTCACGACGCAAATCGCCTTCAATCTTATAATTAGCTTCAAGATAATCACGCAAAGTGATTAACTGTTCATCCGTAAGATCCTTGACGCGAGTATCCGGATTAACACCGGTCGCGGCAAGCGTTTCCTTAGCGCGAGTACGGCCTACACCAAAAATGTAGGTGAGGGCAATCTCAATGCGCTTCTCATTGGGAATATCTACTCCGGCAAGACGTGCCATTGTAATTCCTTTACTATTACGCAGGTCGTGCACCAAGTCTCCCGCAATCCTGCGGCCTGGGCCTGCGCACCCAGGGTTCAGCTTTAGCTGCGACTTAGCGCCTTATCCTTTATCTTCGCGGTGGGGATCCACTCAGCCCTGACGCTGCTTATGACGTGGGTTGATGCAAATCACCATGACGCGACCGTGACGGCGGATCACGCGGCAATTTTCGCAGATCCTCTTCACGCTAGGGCTGACCTTCATGGTTTTCCTTTGCTTGTACCTTTACTTATAGCGGTACGTAATACGACCACGGTTCAAATCATAAGGGCTCATCTCCAGCACAACACGATCTTTAGGAAGAATACGAATATAATTCTTACGCATCTTTCCAGAAATCGTAGCCAGTACAATGTGCTCGTTCTCAAGCTGAACGCGAAACATCGCGTTTGGCAGTGCTTCAACTACCGTGCCTTCGACTTCAATCACACCGTCTTTTGCCATGAGCCTCGTTCCGTTCCTTGGACGTACTACTTTACGTATCCGAAGACACGCCAATCTTCTATGATACAGTAAATGCGCCCAATACAACACTCGGCGTGTCGCAAAAGGCGCATTATAAATACGAGAAAATCTAAATTTTAAATAAATCTCATACCAAAGACTCAACTATGCGATTGTTGATTTCAGCAATATCGCCAACACCATCAACCTCAACAAGCTGACCACGGCTTTCATAAATATCAAGAAGAGGAGCAGTTTCCTTCTCGTAAGTTTCCAAACGAGTAGCAATTACCTCAGGAGTATCATCTGAACGACCCTGCTCAATTGCGCGCTTCTTCATACGCTCAAGCAAAACCTCACGCTCCGCTTCAAGAGCAACAACGTGATCCAAAGGAGTACCAAGCTCCTCAAGCATAAGATCCAAAGCCTTAACCTGAGACGCATTACGTGGATATCCATCAAGAATCCAGCCATTCTTAGCATCATCCTGAGCAAGACGATCCTTAACAATGCTATTTGTCAATTCATCTGGAACAAGCTCACCCTTATCAAGATAACCCTGAACCTTCTTACCAAGCTCCGTTTGATTCTTCAAGTTGTAACGGAAAATATCGCCAGTAGAAATAGCAGGAATCCCATAATGCTCTGCAAGCAAAGCAGCCTGAGTGCCCTTACCAACGCCCTGTGGTCCCATAATTAGCAATCGCATATTAATCTCCTTGTTTCTTTATGCTCCATCGCAAATCTTAACAACAAAACCTATCTAGTAATACTATTTAGCAACTTGCTTACTATCGTTATGATCAAACAAGAATCCAGCATACTGGAACTGCTCGGTCTGAGCCTTGGCTTGACGCAAAGTATCCAAACCAACACCTGCGATAATAAGAATCGTAGTACCACCAAATGGAAGCTTCATATTAAGGTGCAAAGACATAATCAAAACTGTTGGAATCAACGCTACGAATAGCAAATAGACAGCACCAACAGTGTTTAATCTATTCATAACATAGCTAAGATAGCGACTTGTAGCACTACCAGCACGAATACCTGGAATAAAACCGCCGTATTCCTTCATGTTATCTGCAGTTTCATCTGGATTAAAAGTAATCTCAGTGTAGAAGAAGCAGAAGAACACAATCATAACTGTGTACAAGGCTATGTACCACACAGAAGTAGAGTTTGCTAAATTGGCATTAATCCAACGCACCCAATCCTTACGACTATCACCAAACTGAGCAAGAAGAGTTGGAATAGCAAGAATCGAGGATGCGAAAATTGGTGGGATAACACCACTCATATTGACCTTAAGAGGTAAGTATGTGGAAGAACCGCCATACATCTTACGACCAATCATTCGGCGCGTATACTGTACAGGAATTCTACGCTGAGCAAGCTCCACGAAATCAACAAAAATAAGAATTACAAGCAGAACGCCACCGACAATAGAGAACTTGGTCCAATCGCCATTAGTACCATTGGTTCCCCAACCAATTTCCCACAGCTTTGGAAGGAAGCCAGAGCAGATAGACATGAAGATTAACACTGACATGCCCTGACCAATACCCTTATCCGTAATAAGTTCTGCCATCCACATGATCAAACCAGTGCCACCAGTCATAATCAAAACCATAACCAGTAAGCTCCACATAGAGCCATCTGGAATAACCTGACCACACTGATAATTAAATAGTGCACCAGAACGTGCAGTAACCAAAATGGTTGTGGACTGTAAAATTGCCAAGCCAATAGTCAAATAACGAGTGTACTGAGTAAGCTTTGTTTCTCCAGACTGACCTTCCTTGTGAAGAGCCTCAAAACGAGGAATCACAACCCTAAGCAGCTGAATAACAATAGACGCCGTAATATAAGGCATAACGCCCAATGCAAAAATAGACAGCTGCAAAAGCGAACCACCAGAGAACAGGTTCACCAAACCAATAAAGTTTTCACTAGAAGAGGCAAGCTTAGCTGTGCAAGCACGTATAACTTTGTAATCAACGCCAGGAATTGGAATAAAGGAACCAATTCTGTAGATGATAATCATTGCGAAGACGAAGAGGATCTTATTCCTCAACTCCTTCGTCCTGAAGGCCTGGATTAACGTTTTCACCTGGGTCTTCCTCCCTTTTTTGCGCTACGATCTAGGCGCAACAGTAAAAAAACAAACTCTGAGGCAATAGTTTATATCACGGTGCATACCGATACAGTCATTCCGTGAGTTTAGACAATAAAAAATAATCCCTCCAGCCAAAACTAGAGGGATTATTAAACAGTCAAATCACTGCGTTAATTAGCATTATCAGCTGAGTACATTACTCTTCGCTAACAGAGCCACCAGCAGCTTCAATCTTGGCCTTAGCAGATGCAGAAGCTTTAACTCCCTTAAGAGTCAAAGCAACCTTAAGATCGCCATCACCCAAAACCTTAACTGGGTAACCATCACGCACAGCGCCCTTAACTACCAAATCAGCAACAGTAACTTCGCCACCATTTGGGAAGAGCTCTTCGAGGGCTGCAACATTAACAACCTGGAACTCTTTCTTGAATGGGCTCTTAAAGCCACGAAGCTTAGGCAAACGCATGTAAAGTGGAAGCTGGCCGCCTTCAAAGCCTGGACGAACTTGGTAACGCTTCTTCGTACCCTTATCGCCACGACCCGAAGTCTTACCCTTAGAGCCTTCACCACGACCCACGCGAATGCGATCCTTCTTAGCTCCTGGAGCTGGACGCAACGTGTGCATGTGCAACATTGGTTCTTCATTAGCCATAATCAGTCAACCTCCTCAACGCTCAGCAAGTGGCGAACGGCCATAACCAAGCCACGATTGACTGGATTGTCCTCGCGAACAACGCTCTGGCCAATCTTGTGAAGACCGAGAGTTTGAACGTTCGCGCGCTGACGCTCGGTGGAATGAACCAAACCGTGCACCAGAGTGATCTTCAAGTTAGCCATCACTCACCATCCTTTGCTTGGGCAGCCTTAGCAGCCTGAGCTTCTTCACGAGCCTTGCGAGCTTCGGCAATGCCTGCAGCGCGCTCACGAAGCAATGCGTCTGGTGCAACTTCCTCGAGAGAAAGTCCACGACGAGCGCAAATCTCCTCTGGCTCTTCAAGCTTCTTCAAAGCATCCACAGTAGCGCGAACCACGTTAACAGCGGTTGCAGAGCCCATGGACTTGGTGAGGATATCGGTAATGCCAGCGCACTCCATAACAGCACGCACAGCGCCACCAGCAATTACACCAGTACCTGGAGCAGCTGGACGAAGCAAAACTGTGCCAGCAGCATCGTGACCCAACACAGGGTGGGTTACGGTACCACGAATACGTGGAACAGTGAACATATGCTTCTTAGCATCAAGCTGACCCTTAGCGATAGCTGCTGGAACTTCGCGAGACTTACCGTAGCCAACACCAACAGTGCCCTTACCGTCGCCAACAACAACAAGTGCTGCAAAGCTAAAGGTACGACCACCCTTGTGAGTCTTGGAAACACGGTTAATAGTAACTACGCGATCCAGAAGCTCTTCGCCGCGGTTTTCTTCACGACGGTTACGACGCTCTCCGCGCTTACCTTCGCCCTTAGAGCGACGGGAACGGCGATCGTCAGTACGCTCCTCGGCGGATGCCTGAGTGTTCTGAGTTTCTTCAGCCACTTGGGTTTCCTTTTCGTTATCGCTCACAGTGCTAGACCTCCCTGACGGGCGCCTTCAGCTACTGCTGCGACGCGACCATGATACTTATTACCGCCACGATCGAAGATTACAGCGGTAATACCCGCTTCCTTCGCCTTGGCAGCGATTAACTCGCCAACCTTGGTAGCAGCTTCAGTCTTCGTACCAGTAAAACCAGCGAAGTCAGAAGTCAAGGTGGAAGCGCTTACAAGGGTAAGACCCTTAGTGTCATCCACAATCTGAGCAACCATGTGACGGTTAGAACGAGAAACTACCAAACGTGGGCGCTCTGGAGTGCCAGAAATGCGCTTACGAAGACGGGCGTGACGACGCAAACGCGCGACTTTGGTACCCTTACCGAAAATCTTAACGCTCATATCACTTACCAGCCTTTCCAGCCTTGCGCAAAATACGCTCATCGCTGTACTTAATGCCCTTACCCTTATAAGGTTCTGGAGCACGCAGCTTGCGAATGTTAGCGGCAGCCTGACCAACGGCCTGCTTGTCAGTACCCTTGACGATTACCTGATTTGCGTTTGGCAATTCAAACTCAATA from Gardnerella vaginalis ATCC 14018 = JCM 11026 includes these protein-coding regions:
- the rpmD gene encoding 50S ribosomal protein L30, with translation MANLKITLVHGLVHSTERQRANVQTLGLHKIGQSVVREDNPVNRGLVMAVRHLLSVEEVD
- the rpmJ gene encoding 50S ribosomal protein L36, producing the protein MKVSPSVKRICENCRVIRRHGRVMVICINPRHKQRQG
- the secY gene encoding preprotein translocase subunit SecY translates to MKTLIQAFRTKELRNKILFVFAMIIIYRIGSFIPIPGVDYKVIRACTAKLASSSENFIGLVNLFSGGSLLQLSIFALGVMPYITASIVIQLLRVVIPRFEALHKEGQSGETKLTQYTRYLTIGLAILQSTTILVTARSGALFNYQCGQVIPDGSMWSLLVMVLIMTGGTGLIMWMAELITDKGIGQGMSVLIFMSICSGFLPKLWEIGWGTNGTNGDWTKFSIVGGVLLVILIFVDFVELAQRRIPVQYTRRMIGRKMYGGSSTYLPLKVNMSGVIPPIFASSILAIPTLLAQFGDSRKDWVRWINANLANSTSVWYIALYTVMIVFFCFFYTEITFNPDETADNMKEYGGFIPGIRAGSATSRYLSYVMNRLNTVGAVYLLFVALIPTVLIMSLHLNMKLPFGGTTILIIAGVGLDTLRQAKAQTEQFQYAGFLFDHNDSKQVAK
- the rpsE gene encoding 30S ribosomal protein S5, producing the protein MSDNEKETQVAEETQNTQASAEERTDDRRSRRSKGEGKRGERRNRREENRGEELLDRVVTINRVSKTHKGGRTFSFAALVVVGDGKGTVGVGYGKSREVPAAIAKGQLDAKKHMFTVPRIRGTVTHPVLGHDAAGTVLLRPAAPGTGVIAGGAVRAVMECAGITDILTKSMGSATAVNVVRATVDALKKLEEPEEICARRGLSLEEVAPDALLRERAAGIAEARKAREEAQAAKAAQAKDGE
- a CDS encoding adenylate kinase — protein: MRLLIMGPQGVGKGTQAALLAEHYGIPAISTGDIFRYNLKNQTELGKKVQGYLDKGELVPDELTNSIVKDRLAQDDAKNGWILDGYPRNASQVKALDLMLEELGTPLDHVVALEAEREVLLERMKKRAIEQGRSDDTPEVIATRLETYEKETAPLLDIYESRGQLVEVDGVGDIAEINNRIVESLV
- the rpsM gene encoding 30S ribosomal protein S13 translates to MARLAGVDIPNEKRIEIALTYIFGVGRTRAKETLAATGVNPDTRVKDLTDEQLITLRDYLEANYKIEGDLRREIDADIRRKIQINCYQGQRHRKGLPVRGQRTKTNARTRKGPKRTVAGKKKATR
- the rplO gene encoding 50S ribosomal protein L15 — protein: MANEEPMLHMHTLRPAPGAKKDRIRVGRGEGSKGKTSGRGDKGTKKRYQVRPGFEGGQLPLYMRLPKLRGFKSPFKKEFQVVNVAALEELFPNGGEVTVADLVVKGAVRDGYPVKVLGDGDLKVALTLKGVKASASAKAKIEAAGGSVSEE
- the rplR gene encoding 50S ribosomal protein L18, whose translation is MSVKIFGKGTKVARLRRHARLRKRISGTPERPRLVVSRSNRHMVAQIVDDTKGLTLVSASTLTSDFAGFTGTKTEAATKVGELIAAKAKEAGITAVIFDRGGNKYHGRVAAVAEGARQGGLAL
- the infA gene encoding translation initiation factor IF-1, translating into MAKDGVIEVEGTVVEALPNAMFRVQLENEHIVLATISGKMRKNYIRILPKDRVVLEMSPYDLNRGRITYRYK